A genome region from Panicum virgatum strain AP13 chromosome 4K, P.virgatum_v5, whole genome shotgun sequence includes the following:
- the LOC120702326 gene encoding NAC domain-containing protein 105-like isoform X2, which translates to MGMSSTQAQTQQLVPPGFRFHPTDEELVDYYLRKKVASRRIDLNVIKDVDLYKIEPWDLQEKCRLGGPGEEEQNEWYFFSHKDKKYPTGTRTNRATAAGFWKATGRDKPIYANKQRQLVGMRKTLVYYKGRAPNGHKSDWIMHEYRLETNENGPPQEEGWVVCRVFKKRLPTTRRESDHDAPCWYLDEDGPFMHDLNSPMSRMPPHHAMSQLQEQHLQMLNNTYKRELKLQFQMPSHHVLNTIPHELESPSFHSLLVSPDHQSNSHHAHQHVQLMDDAVDQVTDWRVLDKFVASQLSHDATKGVDYTDEGDIIQVNEKQEVATDYASTSTSSSQVDPWK; encoded by the exons ATGGGTATGAGCAGCACACAAGCACAGACGCAGCAGCTAGTTCCTCCAGGTTTTCGGTTCCACCCGACCGACGAAGAGCTCGTGGATTACTACCTCAGGAAGAAGGTGGCCTCGAGAAGGATCGACCTCAACGTCATCAAAGATGTAGATCTTTACAAGATAGAGCCATGGGATCTCCAAG AGAAGTGCAGGTTAGGAGGACCTGGCGAGGAGGAGCAGAATGAGTGGTACTTCTTCAGCCACAAGGACAAGAAATACCCGACTGGCACCCGGACCAACCGGGCCACCGCGGCCGGGTTTTGGAAGGCCACTGGCAGGGACAAGCCGATCTACGCCAACAAGCAGCGGCAGCTGGTGGGCATGAGGAAGACCCTAGTGTACTACAAGGGCAGGGCTCCCAACGGCCACAAGTCCGACTGGATCATGCACGAGTACCGCCTTGAAACCAATGAGAATGGCCCTCCGCAG GAAGAAGGATGGGTAGTATGTAGGGTGTTCAAAAAGAGACTACCAACAACTAGAAGAGAATCTGACCATGATGCACCATGCTGGTATCTTGATGAAGATGGACCCTTCATGCATGACCTTAACTCTCCCATGAGCAGAATGCCACCACATCACGCCATGTCACAGCTGCAAGAACAGCACCTCCAAATGCTGAACAATACCTACAAGAGGGAACTGAAGCTACAATTCCAAATGCCAAGCCATCATGTTCTCAACACCATTCCTCACGAGCTAGAGAGTCCTTCTTTCCATTCTCTGTTGGTCTCACCAGATCATCAATCAAATTCGCACCATGCTCACCAGCATGTTCAGCTCATGGATGATGCAGTAGACCAAGTCACCGATTGGAGAGTTCTAGACAAGTTTGTTGCATCTCAACTTAGTCATGATGCAACAAAGGGTGTAGATTATACTGACGAAGGAGATATTATTCAGGTCAATGAGAAGCAAGAGGTGGCTACTGACTATGCGTCAACGTCAACATCCAGCAGCCAAGTTGATCCATGGAAGTGA
- the LOC120702326 gene encoding NAC domain-containing protein 105-like isoform X1 produces MYDERSFHQQQQQQQQGNIPQRVMSTHQLLSTTYITCMQCIEVISACVTTANHHACFVRVLLFICPLLSHACMRPIYDLIASLIQNMHAYDLSISDRSINRDPSQLIKMGMSSTQAQTQQLVPPGFRFHPTDEELVDYYLRKKVASRRIDLNVIKDVDLYKIEPWDLQEKCRLGGPGEEEQNEWYFFSHKDKKYPTGTRTNRATAAGFWKATGRDKPIYANKQRQLVGMRKTLVYYKGRAPNGHKSDWIMHEYRLETNENGPPQEEGWVVCRVFKKRLPTTRRESDHDAPCWYLDEDGPFMHDLNSPMSRMPPHHAMSQLQEQHLQMLNNTYKRELKLQFQMPSHHVLNTIPHELESPSFHSLLVSPDHQSNSHHAHQHVQLMDDAVDQVTDWRVLDKFVASQLSHDATKGVDYTDEGDIIQVNEKQEVATDYASTSTSSSQVDPWK; encoded by the exons ATGTATGATGAGAGAAGCtttcatcagcagcagcagcagcagcagcaggggaaCATTCCACAAAGAGTAATGAGTACTCATCAGCTGCTCAGCACCACATACATCACATGCATGCAATGCATTGAGGTCATTAGTGCATGCGTCACTACGGCAAATCATCATGCTTGCTTCGTTCGAGTATTACTTTTTATCTGTCCATTATtatcgcatgcatgcatgcgtccGATATATGATCTTATAGCTAGCTTGATACaaaacatgcatgcatatgaTCTCTCAATTTCAGATCGATCAATTAATAGAGATCCCAGCCAGTTGATCAAGATGGGTATGAGCAGCACACAAGCACAGACGCAGCAGCTAGTTCCTCCAGGTTTTCGGTTCCACCCGACCGACGAAGAGCTCGTGGATTACTACCTCAGGAAGAAGGTGGCCTCGAGAAGGATCGACCTCAACGTCATCAAAGATGTAGATCTTTACAAGATAGAGCCATGGGATCTCCAAG AGAAGTGCAGGTTAGGAGGACCTGGCGAGGAGGAGCAGAATGAGTGGTACTTCTTCAGCCACAAGGACAAGAAATACCCGACTGGCACCCGGACCAACCGGGCCACCGCGGCCGGGTTTTGGAAGGCCACTGGCAGGGACAAGCCGATCTACGCCAACAAGCAGCGGCAGCTGGTGGGCATGAGGAAGACCCTAGTGTACTACAAGGGCAGGGCTCCCAACGGCCACAAGTCCGACTGGATCATGCACGAGTACCGCCTTGAAACCAATGAGAATGGCCCTCCGCAG GAAGAAGGATGGGTAGTATGTAGGGTGTTCAAAAAGAGACTACCAACAACTAGAAGAGAATCTGACCATGATGCACCATGCTGGTATCTTGATGAAGATGGACCCTTCATGCATGACCTTAACTCTCCCATGAGCAGAATGCCACCACATCACGCCATGTCACAGCTGCAAGAACAGCACCTCCAAATGCTGAACAATACCTACAAGAGGGAACTGAAGCTACAATTCCAAATGCCAAGCCATCATGTTCTCAACACCATTCCTCACGAGCTAGAGAGTCCTTCTTTCCATTCTCTGTTGGTCTCACCAGATCATCAATCAAATTCGCACCATGCTCACCAGCATGTTCAGCTCATGGATGATGCAGTAGACCAAGTCACCGATTGGAGAGTTCTAGACAAGTTTGTTGCATCTCAACTTAGTCATGATGCAACAAAGGGTGTAGATTATACTGACGAAGGAGATATTATTCAGGTCAATGAGAAGCAAGAGGTGGCTACTGACTATGCGTCAACGTCAACATCCAGCAGCCAAGTTGATCCATGGAAGTGA